Proteins from a single region of Flavobacterium sp. YJ01:
- a CDS encoding zinc dependent phospholipase C family protein, giving the protein MKKIQMRPKLIALCALIVGFFTLSWGIVGHERINKAAVMALPHPLQTFFYNHIDFITQEASVPDIRKYALSYKDEGPRHYFDMENFGSADSYPKNLEEAKKKYDAKFLSDNGILPWYIEDMMVKLTKAFKDKNRAEILFLAADLGHYIGDAHMPLHTSANHDGQLSDQKGIHSLWESRLPELFAKNYKLNVPYAHHYEDVHKAIWDMINDTHSLAQPLLDIDKKLRTATPENQVFKMDAEGKVLKSKYNTAVFSDEYAKKLHEQLNGMVESQMKKAITATASFWYTAWVDAGKPDLSDLDSPEVTKRNAKALKEDWDLFQKGDLFGMRNQND; this is encoded by the coding sequence ATGAAAAAAATCCAAATGAGACCAAAATTAATAGCGTTGTGTGCTTTAATTGTTGGTTTTTTTACTTTATCCTGGGGAATTGTAGGACATGAAAGAATTAATAAAGCAGCTGTAATGGCATTACCGCATCCTCTTCAGACTTTCTTTTATAATCACATTGATTTTATCACACAGGAAGCTTCAGTACCAGATATCCGTAAATACGCTTTAAGTTATAAAGATGAAGGTCCAAGACATTATTTTGATATGGAAAATTTTGGCTCGGCAGATAGTTACCCAAAAAATTTAGAAGAAGCAAAGAAAAAATATGACGCTAAATTTTTGAGCGATAACGGAATTTTACCTTGGTATATTGAAGATATGATGGTGAAATTGACAAAAGCTTTTAAAGACAAAAATAGAGCGGAGATCTTATTTTTGGCAGCAGATTTAGGCCATTATATTGGTGATGCGCACATGCCACTGCATACTTCTGCAAATCACGACGGGCAATTAAGCGATCAAAAAGGAATTCATTCTCTTTGGGAGAGCAGACTTCCAGAATTATTTGCTAAAAATTATAAACTGAATGTGCCTTATGCTCATCATTATGAAGATGTTCACAAAGCAATTTGGGATATGATAAACGATACACACAGTTTGGCGCAACCTTTATTAGATATTGATAAAAAACTGAGAACCGCGACGCCAGAAAACCAAGTTTTTAAAATGGATGCGGAAGGCAAAGTATTGAAAAGTAAATACAATACAGCTGTTTTCTCTGATGAATATGCTAAAAAACTGCATGAGCAATTAAACGGAATGGTAGAAAGCCAAATGAAAAAGGCAATAACAGCAACGGCAAGTTTCTGGTATACTGCGTGGGTAGATGCTGGAAAACCTGATTTAAGTGATTTAGATTCTCCTGAAGTAACAAAAAGAAATGCTAAAGCATTAAAGGAAGACTGGGATCTTTTTCAAAAAGGAGATTTGTTCGGAATGAGAAATCAAAATGATTAA
- a CDS encoding Bro-N domain-containing protein: protein MEGIQLFEEKKVRTVWNQEEEKWYFSIIDVVAVLTESVDASAYWRKLKQRLKAEGNETVTNCHGLKMKAADGKMRITDVADTEQLFRLIQSIPSANAEPFKLWLAQIASERLDEMQDPELSIDRALEQYLNLGYSESWINQRLKSIEVRKELTNEWKNRGISEGIQFATLTDIISKAWSGNTTKEYKILKGLKKENLRDNMSNTELILNMLAEASTTDISKAINPESFEDNMLVAEQGGNVAKVALKELESKTGKKVVTSLNVKSSLGQKKSDDNSEIE, encoded by the coding sequence ATGGAAGGAATACAGTTGTTTGAGGAGAAAAAAGTTAGAACCGTTTGGAATCAAGAAGAAGAAAAATGGTATTTTTCAATTATTGATGTTGTTGCTGTATTAACAGAGAGTGTTGATGCATCTGCCTATTGGCGTAAGCTGAAACAACGATTAAAAGCAGAAGGAAATGAAACTGTGACGAATTGTCACGGTTTGAAAATGAAGGCTGCTGATGGAAAAATGCGAATAACAGATGTTGCAGATACTGAACAGCTTTTTCGTTTAATACAATCTATTCCATCAGCAAATGCGGAGCCGTTTAAATTATGGCTTGCTCAAATTGCATCAGAGCGTTTAGATGAAATGCAAGATCCTGAACTTTCAATAGATAGAGCATTAGAACAATATCTAAATTTAGGTTATTCTGAAAGCTGGATTAATCAGCGATTAAAAAGTATAGAAGTTAGAAAAGAATTGACTAACGAATGGAAAAATAGAGGTATTAGCGAAGGAATTCAGTTTGCTACTTTAACAGATATTATTTCTAAAGCTTGGTCTGGAAATACAACTAAAGAGTATAAAATACTTAAAGGACTAAAGAAAGAAAATCTTCGTGATAACATGAGTAATACGGAGCTGATTTTAAACATGTTAGCAGAAGCTTCTACTACAGATATTTCAAAAGCAATAAATCCGGAAAGTTTTGAGGATAATATGTTAGTTGCGGAACAAGGAGGAAATGTAGCAAAGGTAGCATTAAAAGAATTAGAATCTAAAACTGGAAAAAAAGTAGTTACATCCTTAAATGTTAAAAGTTCTTTAGGCCAAAAAAAATCAGATGATAATTCTGAAATAGAATAA
- a CDS encoding LysR family transcriptional regulator, translating into MDFRLKVFYTVALRLNFTKAATELYITQPAVSKHIQELEETYKTKLFERNGSKIALTPAGKILLKYTKSIFDIYREIDFEMSSFNKERQGLLRLGASTTISQYIISPVLASFHQKQKDIKVNLLNGNTEQIENALINKEIEIGIVEGQSKNQSIKYIPFLKDELVLVCNSKNPFVKQNEISINDLKSMKFITRERGSGTLEVIEFALKKAGVKFTDLQIEMQLGSTESIKSYLLNSDCFAFMSIHAVSKELKNKELIVLDVEDLSIERYFYIITLQGKSDSLSELFIQNLASHYNLKL; encoded by the coding sequence ATGGATTTCAGGCTAAAAGTATTTTACACCGTTGCGCTCCGCCTTAATTTTACTAAAGCGGCAACAGAATTGTATATTACCCAGCCAGCAGTTTCCAAACATATCCAAGAACTTGAAGAAACTTATAAAACCAAACTTTTTGAACGAAACGGTTCTAAAATTGCTTTAACTCCAGCAGGAAAGATTCTGCTAAAATATACCAAAAGTATTTTTGATATTTACCGAGAAATAGACTTTGAAATGAGTTCGTTTAACAAAGAACGTCAAGGTTTATTGAGATTAGGAGCGAGTACAACTATTTCACAATACATTATATCTCCAGTTTTGGCGAGTTTTCATCAAAAGCAAAAAGACATAAAAGTCAATTTGCTGAATGGAAATACGGAACAAATCGAAAATGCCTTAATCAACAAAGAAATCGAAATCGGAATTGTTGAAGGACAATCTAAGAATCAGTCGATAAAATATATTCCCTTTTTAAAAGACGAATTGGTTTTGGTTTGCAATAGTAAAAATCCATTCGTAAAGCAAAATGAAATTTCAATAAACGACTTAAAATCAATGAAATTCATCACTCGAGAACGTGGTTCTGGAACACTTGAAGTTATAGAATTTGCATTAAAAAAAGCTGGAGTGAAATTTACAGATTTACAAATCGAAATGCAGTTAGGAAGTACAGAAAGCATAAAATCATATTTGCTTAATTCTGATTGTTTTGCGTTTATGTCAATTCATGCTGTAAGTAAAGAATTGAAAAATAAAGAATTAATCGTTTTAGATGTAGAAGATTTATCAATCGAGAGATATTTTTACATCATCACTTTACAAGGAAAATCAGATTCTTTATCAGAGCTTTTTATTCAGAATTTAGCAAGTCATTATAACTTGAAGTTATAG
- a CDS encoding putative sulfate exporter family transporter, which yields MKTKQHSASQLFEINHFLQQALFLAVILLSIFSIISPPIALLLGVVLVNVFGNPFAEFNSKAITFLLQFSVVGLGFGMNANSAISAGKEGFVLTIFSIFSTLVFGFLLGKWLKTDKKTSHLISCGTAICGGSAIAAITPVIKSNENQTSIALGVIFILNSIALFVFPFIGHQLDLSQKDFGLWCAIAIHDTSSVVGAANKYGAEALQVATTVKVARALWIIPISLLTAFLFKKQSRIVGTKIKIPYFIGLFILAMLLNTYFPATAIFSAHLVGIAKIGLTITLFLIGATLNFTTLKKVGVKPFLQGVMLWIFIAVLALVSIVYLG from the coding sequence TTGAAAACAAAACAACACTCAGCATCACAATTATTCGAAATTAATCACTTTTTGCAGCAAGCGCTTTTTTTGGCTGTAATTCTGTTAAGCATTTTTTCAATAATTTCACCTCCAATAGCATTATTATTGGGAGTTGTACTTGTGAACGTCTTCGGAAATCCTTTTGCTGAATTTAATAGCAAAGCCATCACATTTTTATTGCAGTTTTCTGTTGTCGGTTTGGGGTTTGGTATGAATGCAAATAGTGCAATATCAGCAGGAAAAGAAGGATTTGTTCTAACAATATTCTCAATTTTCAGTACTTTAGTCTTCGGTTTTCTATTAGGCAAATGGTTGAAAACCGATAAAAAAACATCTCATTTAATTTCTTGCGGAACTGCAATTTGCGGTGGAAGTGCAATTGCTGCAATTACACCGGTTATAAAATCAAATGAAAATCAGACTTCTATTGCTTTGGGAGTGATTTTTATATTGAATTCTATCGCTTTGTTTGTTTTTCCTTTTATCGGACATCAATTAGATTTATCTCAAAAAGATTTTGGTTTGTGGTGCGCGATAGCCATTCATGACACGAGTTCGGTTGTTGGAGCGGCAAATAAATACGGTGCAGAAGCTTTGCAAGTGGCAACAACAGTAAAAGTGGCAAGAGCCTTATGGATTATTCCGATTTCTTTGCTGACGGCTTTTCTCTTCAAGAAACAATCCCGAATCGTCGGAACAAAAATAAAAATTCCATATTTCATTGGTTTGTTTATTCTGGCAATGCTCTTAAATACTTATTTTCCCGCAACGGCAATTTTTTCTGCGCATCTTGTAGGTATTGCTAAAATCGGATTAACAATTACGCTCTTTCTGATTGGAGCAACTTTAAATTTTACAACTTTAAAAAAAGTAGGAGTGAAGCCTTTCTTGCAAGGAGTTATGCTTTGGATATTTATTGCTGTTTTAGCTTTGGTATCAATTGTTTATCTAGGGTAA